The DNA region GAGCACCTCTTTCGCCACCTTGGCCCGAACGTTCGTGAAGAGTTCGTACTCCATCTCCACCGATTTTTCCGCGGCATGAAGAATCCGTTCTTCCCGCTCCTTCAACTCCGGCGTGACATACCTCTCCGCGTTGGCCAGCGTCTGTTTTCGGATGTAGCGTCCTTCCGGAACCAGATGCAGATTGGACTTGGTCACTTCGATGTAATATCCGAACACCCGGTTGTAGCCGATTTTCAAGGATTTGATCCCGGTCTCTTCGCGTTCCTTTTTTTCCAGGGAGGTGATCCAGCTTTTTCCGTCTTTCTGAATGTTCCGGAGCTCATCCAGCCGGTCGCTGTACCCTTCGCGAATCATGCCGCCTTCCTTGACCGAAACGGGCGGATCGTCCACGATGGCCCGCTCCACCAGTTCGCGGATGTCCGCGCATTCATCGAGCGATTCCCCCGATTTCCTGAGGCGGGGACAACCGGCTTCGATCAGCAACCGTCGAAGATCCGGAATGACGGACAAGGACCGTTTCAGGCTGACAAGGTCCCGGGCATTGGCGGATCCGAACGAAATCCTCGCCGCCAGGCGCTCCAGGTCGTACACCTGCTTGAGTAAATCGGTAACCTCGTCGAACAGAATCCAGTCGTCGAGGAACGCTTGCACCACATCTTGTCTGGCCTGGATCTCCCCCAATTCCAGCAGGGGTTTGTCCAGCCATTTTTTGATCAGCCGGCTGCCCATGGCCGTCGCCGTTTTGTCCAGGAGCCACAGAAGCGATCCTTTCCGTTTCCCCTCCCCCAGCGTCACCGTGAGTTCCAGGTTTCTTCGGGCCGATTCGTCCAGCACCATGTATTGTCTGGCATCGTACCGGCGAAGACGTGTCAGATGTCCCAAAGACCGCTTTTGCGTCGCCGTCAGATACCCCAGCAAGACCGTGGCCACCCGTCGGAGCAACGGCGTGTCACAGATTTCATCGAACCGCTCGAACTGCCGGGGGAGAGCCTCCAAGATCCCTGATTCCTCCGCGGGATCCGGAGTGAAGGGAGTGATGACCGCTTTCAATCGGAGCGTGATGGCTTGCCGCAATGCCGACTGTGAAGCCAGGGTCTCATCCAGCACCACCTCGCGAGGTTGGTATGAAGACACTTCATCCAACCATCGATCGAAAGATCCGCTCCACTGCGTCACATGGCATTCGCCGGTGGAAAGGTCGGCCGCGGCGAGCGCCATGTCCTGTCCGTTGCCGCTCAGCACCACCAGGAAATTGTTTTCCTGATCCACCAGCATGTTTTCTTCCATCACCGTGCCGGGCGTGATCACCCGAACCACTTCGCGGCGGACCACTCCCTTGGCTTCCGCCGGATTTTCCACCTGCTCGCAGATGGCCACCTTGTAACCTTTTTCGATCAGACGTTCCACATATGTATGTGCGGAATGAAAGGGAACTCCGCACATGGGGACCCGTTCTTTTCCTCCATCCCGACTGGTCAGCGTGATTTCCAGTTCTTTCGCCGCTTTGAGCGCATCATCAAAGGTGAGTAGGAACCCGGCGCCTTTCCGCCTTTCGACGGCAGGTTTCCGGGAGCCCCTCTCCGAACCGCACGTACGCCTCTCGGCGTATACGGCTCTCCACTTGCCTTCCGGTCCGGCACGGCGGACACGAAGATCCTGAAATCATCATCATTGACGGAACCGCGATCGGTCCCGCTCGCGCTGATCACCTGCTGCAACTCAACATCCCGGAAAACGTTCACCCGGTTCCGAACGTCAGGTTCCGGGCATTCGTTTGTGCGAAAATCCGCCGGGCAGCAAGTCCGCTTCTTCCGGCAGAACCCGTGTGTCCCGTTTGAATCCCCGATCATAAAGCACGGCACGTTTCATTCCGCTTTTCGTCCGGTACTCCACCGTGAACCGCCCGTCCCTCAGGTACCTCCCGAGAATCCTGGACACCGAGGTTTTGTACTTGCCTGCGAATGTCTTGTACATGCTGTACTTCATGATGTAAAAGAACTTTCTCAGGACATTCACGTTATCGGCCAGCCTGTAGTAATTGTACAAACCCTCGATTTCCGCATTGTAAACGTTCAGAATCTCGACGTCCTCCAAACGGGCGAGACGGGGAAGATGCATGGCGCGCCATCGACCCTTTTCATCGATCTTCAGAACCTTCAATTGCAAAAGCCTGTTCATCCATGTTTCCTTCGGCACGCAGAGCCTGCATCTCATGTTGTCAAGCCGCGCCCCGGTTCCGCTCGTTCCTCCGGGGACAACGTCGGGTCTCGGGATGACAATGTCATGGGCGAGAAATCGGACCGGTTCGGACGAGTGGGTGATGAGGAGATTCTCTTCCGGCAGGGAAACATTCAGACGTTCCCGTGCAAAAGCGGCGATCTCCTCCCGGATCCGCCTCGCATCCGCTTTGCTCCCGATGATTCCGATCAGGAAGCGGTCGGCGTATCGCACATGGCGGAGACGTTTGTTGCCCCCGTCCGTCGGACCCGCTCCGGTCGGATTCGGCTGAAATCCGGATCCTTCGAAACGTTCCCGGATGTCCGCCACATGCTTGTCCAACCGGTCGAGAAAGATGTTCGTCAGGACGGGACCGATGATCCCTCCTTGCGGTGTTCCGCTGTACGTGCCGTGATATCTCCAGTCTTTCAAATACCCGGCACGCAGGAACTTCCGGATCAGGTTGACGAACCTCTCGTCCTCGATTCTCTTTTTGAGGATTTCCACCAGTTTTTGGTGATCGATGTTTTCAAAGACCCCACCGAGATTTCCCTGAATGAACCATCGAACTCCCGTGAAACGTTCCCGGATGTGCATGAGAGCGGTGTGGCAGCTCCTTCCGGGTCTGAATCCGTGCGATTCATCCGAGAAGCTTCCCTCAAAAATGGCTTCGAGAATCATCCGGCAGACTTCCTGAACCAGCAAATCATCAATGGCGGGTGATCGCGGCGGGTGTTTCGTTCCGACTTTCGTCGCGCAGACCTTCACGGGTTGATACGTTTGGTCTTTCAACTTTTCGATGATGGTTCGGATCTTTCCGGCACAGGTTCCGTCCATGCCCCGTTCCCCCGCCGTCCGGTCGACCACGCCCTTTCGGGCAGACAGACGGTTCAGGGCCAGCCAAAAAAACTCCTCGTTGTAGAAGTTTCTGTACAGTCTCCGGAACTTGTACCTGTCATCCTTCGCTTTCCGTGCCAGACTGTTCAATACCGCCTTGGGATTTCTCACAGAGCCTCTCGCTCCTTCCCAATTCCGGATCAAACGAGGCAAGCTGCCCCCCTTCGCCATGTGGCAGGCTTTCCCTGCCCCGGACTACTACGGGGGCTCCGTCACCATATCGGATATTCAGGCACCGGACGTGCCATAGCCGGTTCATCTCCGGCGTTCCGACTTAGGTGATCCCCGTTTAGGCATCCGATGACGGGCATGTTGCAGTGTCGGATGGGACGTTCGCCCTTTCATCCCTTACCGGGCGCGAGCGGCCGCGGGACGCTCTGAGATGCCGCCATGTTTTTATGCGGATCTCCGTCGGCCGGATGGTGTGTCAGCTGCCTTTCACCATCGTCTACGATGTGACCTCTCGGGCTGTCCTTCAAGCAGTGTAGCCTTCATCCTCATCTGCAACGGTTTCGTCTCGCCACTCAGTCGCACCGTGGCAGCCCGGTGACTTGTGACTTTACCGGCATGCTGCACTCCCCATCGGGTTTCCCCTCCGGATCAGCCGGTTGACGACAGGCCGTGTGTTCGCGTCCTGGGCCTGCTGCCTTGCCAGGGCAGATTCATCGGAAGCCCTTACGGGCGCACAAACATTTCGTAGAAATCACCGAGCCTGAAAAACAAAAAGGCATCCGGATACTGTGCCTTGATGGACAAATATTGCTGAATCATCGGCGTGTATTGTCCCACAGCTCACACCCTCCGACTTCGGTTTCATTGTTCTATTGTATCAGAGAAACCGATCGGCGGACACGCCCATCATCTTCCCCTGTTTTTCAAATGGTAAGGCGGAATCCGCCAGGATTTCCGGAAATCCCTGGTTTCATCCCACACCTTTCCCGACGCCAGATACCGGAAAA from Staphylospora marina includes:
- a CDS encoding reverse transcriptase/maturase family protein — its product is MRNPKAVLNSLARKAKDDRYKFRRLYRNFYNEEFFWLALNRLSARKGVVDRTAGERGMDGTCAGKIRTIIEKLKDQTYQPVKVCATKVGTKHPPRSPAIDDLLVQEVCRMILEAIFEGSFSDESHGFRPGRSCHTALMHIRERFTGVRWFIQGNLGGVFENIDHQKLVEILKKRIEDERFVNLIRKFLRAGYLKDWRYHGTYSGTPQGGIIGPVLTNIFLDRLDKHVADIRERFEGSGFQPNPTGAGPTDGGNKRLRHVRYADRFLIGIIGSKADARRIREEIAAFARERLNVSLPEENLLITHSSEPVRFLAHDIVIPRPDVVPGGTSGTGARLDNMRCRLCVPKETWMNRLLQLKVLKIDEKGRWRAMHLPRLARLEDVEILNVYNAEIEGLYNYYRLADNVNVLRKFFYIMKYSMYKTFAGKYKTSVSRILGRYLRDGRFTVEYRTKSGMKRAVLYDRGFKRDTRVLPEEADLLPGGFSHKRMPGT